AAATCTTAAGGATTTGAGGAAATGCAAAGTAGCTCCTGTTCACAAAAAGTTTGGGGACTCTAGGACCCCTTTTGGTTTCTATCTACAGTCTAGGATGGaggatataaaatacattaattacttttaatatattttcttcttctatacAGGTGAGCTGAGAGAACACTTTGCACAATTTGGCCATGTTCGAAAGTGCATCGTACCTTTTGTgagtattatcttttaaaaaaagtattaatgTTATCCTCtagttcttgatttttttgtcaAAACATATCAACTCATGAATTTCTAATGGACTGAAGCTGTTCAGCGTCTTTATTGATAAAATTATGGGTGATACGATTAAACAGTAAAAAATTTTATCCTAGGTATTTGTGTTAGTTttttattgttgcataacaaattactgcaaacttaaTAGCTCAGACAATGCACTTGTATTATCAGTTTCTGCAAATCAGAAGTCTGGGCACAGCCttgctgggtcctctgctcagggtctcctGATAGTTGCAATCTAGGTGTCAGCTGAGGCTGTGGTCTCATGAGAGGCTCAGCTGGGAAAGACTCATTTCCCAGCTGCCTCAGGTTGTTGGAGAATTTGTTTTTCAACTGCAGGACTGAGGCATCTGCTTTCTTGGTGGCTTTTTGCTGGAGGCTGCTCCCAGCTCCTAGGAACTGCCTGCAGTTTGTTGTTACCTGGCTTCTCTGTAGGCTCTTTCCCAACGTGGCAGCTTAGTTCTTCAGAATCAGCAAGGAGTTTCGTTTTCCAGCCTGCTAAGACAGTCTTATAACTTGGTCTTGGGAGTGACACCCCATTACCCTTGCCATGTAACGTGATCACAGGAGCAGCATCCCATCACTTTTGTCCCGTTCTTTTGGTTAAAAGCATGTCATAGGTCCCAttcactcaaggggaggggattatacaagggGTAACAGGGTGGGACACAAGATCATGGGCCATCTCGTAATTCTAGTGCCTACTACAGTATTATAAGGACTTGACATAGTAGAGGATAATTTTCTCATAAAACTGAGGGGCAGAGAATACTTTAACTTTTATCCTCATTAAATTGaatgccatttttttttgtttttatatttaatacattcCCTTTGCTTTCTCATGAAGGTTTAGGCTCAATCtataaatttgttttactttttcatggGGTGTATTTTTCTGTGGGCTTTCTAGAATTACTGGTTTTTTGGGGGTATGAATGTGAGCACATGTAGAGTTTACACATGCTTCACTAAAACCAGCCCTTTGTTCCTCATGGCACTGAAAGGCTGTGGTAAAATAGCAGCTTAAAGCAACTTAAACTCTTAACTCTTGATTTAACATTACTTGCCTTCTAGAAATCAAAGATTACTTCTATCTAGTGCTAGTGAAGGTATAGGGAAACTGGCACTGAAATTGTTGAGAAGTTTAACTGCTGTCTTCATTTGTGAAGGGTAGTTTGGCAAAAtctatcaaaattaagaatttgcatttgctttcatctagcaattccatttctaggagtTTATTATACAGAAATGTGTGGTCaagaatgttcaaagcagcattgcTTAATATAGCTGAGAAGAACCTAAGTATTCATCAGTGGGATTGATTACATATTAACTCATGGTTACAGTGGAATTTGTACAGTTAGTTAAAAGAATGAGGCACATGTGTTACAGACGTGAAAATCTTTCTATAAGCTTAAAAACTACGATTTTACAAGGAGTatgaaatttgtatttattgaagagcatttaaaaataaagttttccaaAAGAATGTAACATATTTCTTGGTTGCTGTTTccctcttaaaaaatataaacaaaataatttaggACCTGGAGTTAACAGATCTTAGATTCAAACAAAAGGCAGCTTTGATTCTTggtaaaactaaataaaatgtagcAGGAAAAAATTAGTTTCTTATTAACAAATTGTACTCAAGTTAGAAATTCAGGTTTCTTAGATACATATTATGTAAGTTTAATAAACATAACATTTTTAAGGCCTTTACTCATGGAAATAGTAGTCTTGAGGTAGAGCAGAGTGCTTTAGAAATTGCCCTATTTGAGGTAGGGAGTGAATCTCTGGGACATGACCAGAAACTTCCTATCTTCTAGGTTAATATTTACAAAGTTACCTGTGAAGTATGGGGGCAATTTCTAGGAATTTGGTTTTTGGGCAGAGCACAACATAACTTTCTAACGAGATTGATGATGTATATTGAATGACTAGATGTCTTGGTATCTGTCCTTTACAtagggctggtgggggagggggcagagtgtGTCCAAGCACACTAGAATCATTTTGCTTGTGCACTGATGTAGAGGCTGAGTGATAAGCACTCTGCCTTTTGCACAGGGGAAGTAGCAAAATTGTTTACATTAACCAGAAGTCTGGAACTAGGTAGATAAGGgtaatttttccctatttttcattAGAAGCTTGATGATAATGGTAGTGGTGGTATTGAGGGTGACTGGGTTCAGAAATCACCAGAAATGCAATTACGTTTTGAGGCTTAATTTTCTAGATTCTAGAAGTGAGGAAGTTAGAAACATGAAGACACTTCTTTATGTGATCAAAATCTCCTCGACTATTGCTGTTAGTGTGCTTTGTATCATTACCCATGTTTTGCTTGTCCAATGGcagcagaaaagcagagaatgTTAACACAGGGATTAAGACTTGGGTAACTAGGAGCGTGAATATGTATTAAAGCAAGGTTTTTGACATTAAGATGCTTGTTATACCATTTTGGCAGATGAAAAAGTTGGTAGTTTGATTTGGAGCTCATGGAAACTTTCTCAAGTTCATGATTAATCTTTTcctaaattttgaatttttaggaCAAAGACACTGGCTTTCACAGAGGTATGGGTTGGATTCAGTTTTCTTCAGAAGAAGAACTTCAGAATGCACTACAACAGGAAAATCACGTTATTGATGGAGtaaaggtaaatttttttctatatcataTGAGCTTTCTGAATATCAATTAAATAAGTCAGAACTGTGGAATGATAGGGACTTTATGAGATTTGTAACTTAAGCAGCCTTACTGTTTGTTAAAGAacggtgggtggtggtggtggtggtagagtGCCCAGTTCTAAAAGGTCTGGGGAGGGAAGTATAGGAAGACCCTTTGATGGTTAGCAAGGTATGTGCAACACGGAGCAGTGGAAACAGCAGTTCAGTTACAAGTCAGGCAGACTAGGGTTGAAATCCTGGCTTTTCTacttactatgtgaccttgggtcaAACTGATCTACAATTTTTCATTGAAGTTCAGGGAGTCTTAAGAACCGGGAACAAATAACATCCTCTTTACTTACTGACTTATCCGTAATAAAAAGGTAGTCTTAAAGTGgcaattttcagttttaatgtttTTAGAGATATCGTCTTTCCTTATAGTgcttaatcttatttttttcagctcCATGTTCAAGCTCAAAGACCAAAAGTTTTGCAAGGGGATCAAACATCTGATGAAGAGAAAGATTTTTGAGACTATTACTgctatttaaataaagtaaacaaaactgaaaattttgtctaaatgtttttatttgaaacaaataGTTGCACCAAGCAAGAGCTTACTTTCCCCACTCCAGATTAAAACAGAGCACAACAGGGGCAAACATCATTTGGCTGAACAGTTCCAGTATGCGACCATCCTTCTACTCACTGTGGCTGGGGTAAGTGTGCTGGGGTAAGTTGTTCTTACACAAAATATTCACCCCAAAGTACTAATGTCACACAAAAGGAAGTGGTCTTAGTTTCACGTGTGGGGCAGTAGTTCTATAAATGCCAAAAGGTGGGAGAAGCACAAACACAGcccactctttaaaaaaactaaatagtTTAAAGTAGAATTTTCCATCCCCCCTTTCTCCCGTAATAAAAAGTAATGCTGGGGTCTGACACCCAGATTTGGTTTTTATCCTGGCCATTTACAAAATGTTCCCCCAGATGACTTGCATCATTAGGGTTACGGATAACAGTCCATTCCCTTGGAAGAGAGGTGTGTctattccttcctcctcttcttgccttCATGCTCATGTTCCTTGGGGCGGCTGCTATCTGAGGGTCTTTTAGAGCCACCATGCTGTTTGGCTTCTTCCAAAAACTTGTCCAAACCAAAAGGATCTTCCTCAAACTGAACTGGTCCTTCTCGGCCTCTCTGCCTACGGTCTGAACCAGAAAACTCCTTATCGGGAACAAatctagagaaaaagagaaaggactatGAACTACTTTGTTTTCACTGATGCAAACATTGAAACTGAGCTGTTTGTCTTGGTACCTGTTGGTCTTTATTCTGGCTTCTAGGTCATCACCGTACATGTCTTTGTCCAGATTTTTACTGGGCCTGTAAATATTCTGGGCCATATCTTTACCACCTCTCCAGGCTTGATCATAAACATTGTAAATTTCATCTTCTCCACCTGCAAAACCACTGTCCATAccctatgaaaaaataaatgacattaaataaaaatgtatattatcattaaaaattgAACCTGATTATATTCATGTGAAGAATAAACCGCTCATTTATAGCTCACATTTTCAACAATCTgaactgcaaattaaaaatcattaagaaaaactCACAAAGCCCATCAACTTGTTCATACCATCTTTTTAGATTAAATAAGGTATTCATTAATAAGTTTTACTACTGTGAAGTATTCATTAAAATTGGTTACTAGTATAAGCAGGCACTCGACAATTTCAATTTGTATAGTggcaaaaagatgaaagaattgtAAAGGATTTACCTGATGCCATTTAGAGTAATAATGTTATACCTGCTGCCTGAGAACACTTACAGCATGAGATAATAAGGCTCTCAACGAAAACCTAAAGTCAGTAACAAACAaacttgtttcatttatttggatGGTTCACTAATACAGGGATGTgcctttttagaaaaattttcaccACAACTTTTAGATGATTTAAACTTAAGCTTGAAAGAGGTGATTgtgttataaatatttacttaggTGTAAATTTCATCCCTAACCCCCTTTGCTCAGTGTTTAAGAACACAAGCTTTGGAATCAAGACAGCTTACATCTGAATCTTAGTTCCACCAGTTATTAGCTAAACCTCTGTGTGTCtcaatttccccatttgtaaacAGAGGTAATAACAGTATgacttcacagggttttcataaggattaagtgagatagtACAAGTAAAAGATTTAGAACAATGCCAGGAATATAAAAAGCACCCAATAACTTATTAACTAGAACTTACTCACATGCTACCTtcaaatcttcctaaaaaaccTCTAAGTCATAATTAACTTTCCCCCTATATCCCAGTAGAACTTTATACTTCTATATTCTTACCACAGTTTGCCTTGTCTTTATTTATGTACATAATCGTCTTTTCCAGTGAACTTGAGGGCAAAGGGTTGTCTACCTTTGATCCACGGACTTACGCACAGTAAATAATCAATGCTGGGTGAATTAAAACATAAAGGCACTTTCCTCAAGCTTAACATGCTATAAATAGTTAATGAGAACTGGTACTAGAAATCAGATTTCCTGACAACTAGTCTAGTACTTTAATCAAGTTTtacagctttgttttttaaaagatcccaGTTTATGTGTCCTAtggcattaaaattttttcaaagatcAACAAAAAATAGCCCAAGAAATACATTTGTAGGCCAGTAgctctattttagaaataaaagattgACATACCGGAACCAAGTTTTAGCacctaattttcattttctactagTGTCGCAAATCTTAGCCAACCGTAAGAGGTCAACATCAGAACTGTTTCATCTTGTCTCTAAAGCTACAACACAACctccaatttttttctgtcactgTGCCAGCATACCTTAGGCTGATCCAAATCTatgatatctttattttcttttccctcaggaCTGGTATTCGTATTAACACTTAAGACACACTATTTCcttgaaactctcgctgtttgcagacgacatgatcttatatatagaaaaccccaaagaatccattggaaaactgttagaagtaatcaacaactacagcaaagttgcagggtataaaatcaatttgcataaatcagtagcatttctatacgccagtaatgaaccaacagaaaaagaactcaagaatacaataccattcacaatcgcaacaaaaagaataaaataccttggggtaaatttaactaaggaagtgaaggacctatataatgaaaattacaaggcctttctgagagaattggatgacaacataaggagatggaaagacattccatgtacatggattggaagaataaacatagttaaaatgtccgttctacctaaagcaatctacagattcaacgccatcccaatcagaatcccaatgacattctttacagaattagaacaaagaatcctaaaattcatatggggcaacgaaagaccccgaatttctaaagcaatcctgagaaaaaagaacaaaacgggaggcatcacaatccctgacttcaaaacatactacaaagctacagtaatcaaaacagcatggtactggtacaaaaacaggtgcacagatcaatggaacagaattgaaagcccagaaataaaatcacacatctatggacagcttatctttgacaaaggagctgagggcatacaatggagaaaagaaagtcttttcaacaaatggtgctgggaaaactggaaagccacatgtaaaagaatgaaaattgaccattctttttcaccattcaccaaaataaactcaaaatggatcaaagacctaaagctgagacctgaaaccataaggcttctagaagaaaatgtaggcagtacactctttgacatcagtattaaaaggatcttttcggacaccatgccttctcagagaagggaaacaatacaaagaataaacaaatgggacttcatcagactaaagagcttcttcaaggcaagggaaaacaggattgaaacaaaaaaacaacccactaactgggaaaaaatatttgcaagtaatacatccaacaaaggcttaatatccataatatataaagaactcacacaactcaacaacaaaaaattaaacaacccgatccaaaaatgggcaggatacatgaacagacatttctccaaagaagatatacggatggccaataggcacatgaaaacatgctcatcatcgctgatcatcagggaaatgcaaatcaaaactacactaagatatcaccttacacccgttagaatgacaaaaatatctaaaactaatagcaacaaatgttggagaggttgcggagaaaaaggaaccctcatacactgcttgtgggaatgcaaactggtgcagccactatggaaaacagtatggagattcctcaaaaaattaaaaatagaactaccatacgatccagccatcccactactgggtatttatccaaagagcttgaagtcagcaatcccaaaagtcctatgcaccccaatgtttattgcagcactgtttataatcgccaagacgtggaagcaacctaagtgtccagcaacagacgaatggataaagaagatgtggtacatatatacaatggaatactactcagctgcaaaacagaacaaaatcattccatttgcaataacatggatggaccttgagagaattatgttaagtgaaataagccagcgagagaaggataatctgtgtatgacttcactcatatgaggaatttaaaattatggactaagaacagtttagtggataccaggggaaaggtggggtggggggtggggggtgggcacaaagggtgaagtagtgcacctacaacatgactgacaaacattaatgtacaactgaaatttcagaagattgtaacctatcaataactcagcaacaacaacaacaacaacaaagacactATTTCTTTACTCCTTGTACCTTGGATTGGTTGAAGAGCCTTTGGTCATACTGAACTTCGTTGGAAGTCCGAGGATTGGGCACACCAAGAGCAATGACTTCACTGATATCccgattttcatttctctgcagTTTCGACCTATTTTGAAATACAGCGTTACTAAACTGAACACTCTTTACAGACAACttgaatttcaatttaaatagaACCAATCTcatgaaggaaaggaaatgaatatgTCCTGGTCACATCTTGTGAACATATATTCCCTGATAACGCATAATCGGGTTGGCAGCCCTTACAGCATTTCAGATACATGATCATTAGAAGAGGCAGGGTTTTACAATTAGGCCTTCCTGTTAGCTGAAAAGAACTGCCAAGAGACTTTCGTGTCATTCTTGATACCAAAGTCTTTAATATGAGCAAGCACCTTACAACGCATCCTGAGATATGAAATTGCTATGGTCTATGTTTGCTATTATATGAGGGTTGGAGGGGACTGGATGTAAATTAGATGTGCCACATTAATTATTTTCACTAAGC
Above is a window of Equus przewalskii isolate Varuska chromosome 25, EquPr2, whole genome shotgun sequence DNA encoding:
- the SLIRP gene encoding SRA stem-loop-interacting RNA-binding protein, mitochondrial, whose protein sequence is MAASAVRGAVALRTSVGRPVAFVRKIPWTAASSELREHFAQFGHVRKCIVPFDKDTGFHRGMGWIQFSSEEELQNALQQENHVIDGVKLHVQAQRPKVLQGDQTSDEEKDF